In a single window of the Littorina saxatilis isolate snail1 linkage group LG5, US_GU_Lsax_2.0, whole genome shotgun sequence genome:
- the LOC138965831 gene encoding uncharacterized protein: MNTTCLYTKLLVASLPQPTFALATTTAAFNSINSTISDSNNNSSSSTVQGPLSFRDDYRGAMLFTVATVCVYGLSIVAFIAGHLQKRQVNKDEEQQISRYLKRTQIGETVQEDRQYKVVRLKSMMLVDSALGQRHNRRTSMVTRPPRNFPGLARRETSSLVPGEFRLRGDRGDENRRDETVFVDEDGPETKTRSNRFSLFGRDRVQANAQDDSPSTDAALYLARGRRSGLAGIGFMGHGGGIGMVSGAEASFPRSHLNALPSIEEDEQSLASMYSYAQNQRRGSSFSQSSCTEQSFIDNPPPNQQRGSSNNQSSPTVLAFVDALPANQRRGSADIQSTSTRQTSVEILSANHRRVSSKSQTPLLRPTSDLTSVDYVRRYSDSQLSPLLQHSSDSNLTNGQEGDNSENHPPLLQHFSNNISSSPQGDNSYSQSSPLLHISSDFISSNHQRSNSGSLTPSVLDTVSTNQQRRSSDNQWTPGNPTSS, from the exons ATGAATACAACGTGTCTTTACACCAAGCTGCTCGTAGCATCTCTGCCTCAACCTACCTTCGCTCTGGCCACCACAACGGCCGCCTTCAACAGCATCAACAGCACCATCagcgacagcaacaacaacagcagcagcagcactgTCCAAGGGCCACTGTCCTTCCGTGACGACTACCGAGGAGCCATGCTGTTCACGGTggccacagtgtgtgtgtacggtctGAGTATTGTGGCCTTCATCGCTGGACACTTGCAGAAACGGCAGGTGAACAAAGACGAAGAACAGCAGATTTCCAG GTATTTGAAGCGCACGCAGATCGGGGAAACGGTCCAGGAGGATCGCCAGTACAAAGTGGTCAGACTCAAGTCCATGATGCTGGTCGACTCGGCCCTTGGTCAGCGCCACAACCGACGGACTTCAATGGTTACCAGACCCCCGCGAAACTTCCCAGGGCTCGCCAGGCGGGAGACATCTTCCTTGGTCCCGGGCGAATTCAGACTCAGAGGGGACAGAGGAGACGAGAATCGGAGAGATGAGACTGTGTTTGTGGACGAGGATGGTCCGGAGACGAAAACCCGCTCCAATCGTTTCTCCTTGTTCGGCAGAGACCGTGTGCAGGCTAACGCTCAGGACGACTCCCCTTCTACTGATGCCGCGCTGTATCTTGCTCGAGGACGACGAAGTGGCTTGGCTGGCATCGGTTTCATGGGTCACGGAGGTGGTATTGGAATGGTGTCTGGTGCTGAAGCTTCATTCCCACGCTCGCATTTAAATGCTCTTCCCAGTATCGAGGAAGACGAACAGTCTTTGGCCTCCATGTATAGCTATGCTCAAAATCAGCGACGAGGGTCATCATTTAGCCAGTCGTCTTGCACAGAACAAAGTTTTATTGACAACCCTCCGCCCAATCAGCAACGTGGTTCTTCAAACAACCAATCGTCTCCCACAGTACTAGCTTTCGTAGACGCTCTTCCAGCCAACCAGCGACGAGGTTCTGCAGATATCCAATCTACTTCGACGAGACAAACTTCTGTGGAAATCTTATCAGCGAATCATCGACGGGTTTCCTCTAAGAGCCAAACGCCTCTCTTGCGGCCAACCTCAGACTTGACCTCTGTCGACTACGTACGACGTTATTCAGATAGCCAGTTGTCTCCGTTGTTACAGCATTCATCAGACTCGAATTTAACCAACGGACAGGAAGGAGATAATTCAGAAAACCACCCTCCTTTACTTCAACATTTCTCAAATAACATTTCATCGAGTCCGCAAGGAGATAATTCATACAGCCAATCGTCACCTTTGCTACACATTTCCTCAGATTTCATTTCATCCAACCATCAACGATCTAATTCAGGCAGTCTAACACCTTCCGTTTTAGACACTGTCTCAACCAATCAACAAAGACGTTCTTCAGACAACCAATGGACTCCCGGAAATCCCACTTCCTCGTAG